The following coding sequences are from one Odocoileus virginianus isolate 20LAN1187 ecotype Illinois chromosome 7, Ovbor_1.2, whole genome shotgun sequence window:
- the LOC110128944 gene encoding olfactory receptor 13A1-like, with product MDTHNRSAVEVFALQSFSEEPGLRRLFLVLFLLLFLGALAGNTLIVTAISLYPGLHTPMYFFLTNLAVLDIVCTSTVLPKLLENLAVKGGTISYQGCLTQLFFLTWFLGAELLLLTVMAYDRYVAICRPLHYSSWMGRPVCALLAGSVWAVSAISTSVHTALMTRLTFCGPNQIQHFLCEVPTLLRLSCSPTTLNNVMIVVADVYFGVVNFLLTMASYCCVIASILRMRSASGKQRAFSTCSSHLLVVTLYYSTVICTYILPGSGSSLENGKVVAVLYTVVSPTLNPLIYSLRNKDVKVALRQVFFGVQ from the coding sequence ATGGACACACACAACCGCTCAGCTGTGGAGGTGTTTGCCCTGCAGAGTttctcagaggagcctgggctccgGCGTCTCTTCCTGGTCTTGTTCCTCCTTCTTTTTCTGGGGGCTCTTGCAGGGAACACCCTCATTGTCACGGCCATCAGCCTGTACCCAGGCCTCCATACCCCAATGTACTTCTTTCTCACCAACCTGGCCGTTTTAGACATCGTCTGCACGTCTACAGTTCTCCCCAAATTGCTGGAGAACCTGGCGGTCAAGGGTGGCACCATTTCCTATCAGGGATGCCTGACTCAGCTCTTCTTCCTGACCTGGTTTCTGGGGGccgagctgctgctgctgacggTCATGGCCTACgaccgctacgtggccatctgccGCCCGCTGCACTACAGCTCGTGGATGGGCCGGCCTGTCTGCGCCCTGCTGGCCGGCAGCGTGTGGGCAGTCAGTGCGATCAGCACGTCCGTGCACACAGCCCTGATGACAAGGCTGACATTCTGCGGCCCCAATCAGATCCAGCATTTTCTCTGTGAAGTCCCCACGCTGCTGCGGCTTTCCTGCAGCCCAACCACGCTGAACAACGTCATGATAGTAGTCGCGGACGTCTACTTCGGGGTGGTCAACTTCCTGCTCACCATGGCGTCCTACTGCTGCGTCATCGCCAGCATCCTGCGCATGCGCTCGGCCTCGGGCAAGCAGCgcgccttctccacctgctcctcccacctcctggTGGTCACCTTGTACTACTCCACCGTCATCTGCACCTACATCCTCCCGGGGTCCGGCTCCTCGTTGGAAAATGGCAAAGTTGTCGCCGTGCTGTACACAGTCGTCagccccaccctgaaccccctcaTCTACTCACTGCGGAACAAGGATGTCAAGGTGGCGCTCAGGCAAGTGTTTTTCGGAGTCCAGTAA